The following proteins are co-located in the Paenibacillus sp. JNUCC32 genome:
- a CDS encoding extracellular solute-binding protein produces MKKGLFSLLMLLLVSSFVMAGCSGKNTESPSSPQGGSASGSSDSSKPVEISVFAVQESGIDIPVNKFTKHIEEQFNIKFNWQINPSDGAKEKRQISLASGDYPDAYLLTHYIDEFSQADVLKYGQQGVLVPLNDLIEQHGPNIKAAMEATPEMKALVTAPDGNIYGLGAYTECFHCSYPNKMWINTEWLKKLNLKEPKTTEEFRSMLQAFKTQDPNGNGRADEVPLSGSTEDFGVRIIPYLMNSFVYDDDRNYLTMNGGKVESAAITPEWKEGLTYIKSLYDEGLIDPGAFTQNAEAFKKIGENADAEILGAGAGMHPAIFVNIDPGNTRSAHYNPLPPLSGPNGISYATHDAGGVSPGAKFVITNKASEEARVALIKMVDYMFTPEGQTNAATGMKGIDWTDPEPGDQALGEGVTPMVKTIPTKEGETPHNAGWSGMGHFYMPKEYRDTWVQGTDIYASDGYERRLYNASLLYQGHEPKEIFPIWSIWIDPSVIDEASMLQTNLKNYIEQNQLQFITGNKDLNKDWDAYVKGLKDLKLDRYLEILQTAYDQSAK; encoded by the coding sequence TTGAAAAAAGGCTTATTCAGTTTGCTCATGCTGTTATTGGTGAGCAGCTTCGTGATGGCAGGTTGCTCAGGCAAAAATACAGAAAGCCCGAGCAGTCCGCAGGGCGGAAGCGCGTCCGGCAGTTCGGACAGCTCGAAACCCGTGGAAATCAGCGTTTTTGCCGTACAGGAATCAGGCATCGATATTCCGGTGAACAAATTCACCAAGCATATCGAGGAACAGTTTAACATTAAATTCAATTGGCAGATCAATCCCTCGGACGGCGCCAAGGAGAAACGCCAAATTTCTCTGGCCAGCGGCGATTATCCGGATGCATATCTGCTGACGCACTATATCGATGAATTCTCCCAAGCGGATGTGCTCAAATACGGTCAGCAGGGAGTGCTCGTTCCCCTGAACGATCTGATTGAACAGCATGGGCCGAACATTAAAGCGGCCATGGAAGCTACGCCGGAAATGAAGGCGCTTGTTACGGCCCCGGATGGGAATATCTACGGACTTGGCGCATACACGGAATGCTTCCACTGCTCCTATCCCAACAAAATGTGGATCAATACCGAATGGCTGAAGAAGCTGAATCTCAAGGAACCGAAAACGACCGAGGAATTCAGAAGCATGCTGCAGGCATTCAAAACGCAGGATCCGAACGGCAACGGGAGGGCGGATGAAGTGCCCCTCAGCGGTTCAACGGAGGATTTCGGCGTTCGAATTATCCCTTATCTGATGAACAGCTTCGTTTACGACGACGACCGCAACTACTTGACGATGAATGGCGGCAAGGTCGAGTCCGCGGCGATCACGCCGGAATGGAAGGAAGGGCTCACCTATATCAAATCGTTGTATGACGAGGGATTGATCGATCCGGGCGCATTCACCCAAAATGCGGAGGCATTCAAGAAAATCGGCGAGAATGCGGACGCTGAAATTCTCGGCGCCGGTGCCGGCATGCACCCGGCCATCTTCGTGAACATCGATCCGGGCAACACCCGTTCGGCGCATTACAATCCGCTTCCGCCGCTAAGCGGACCGAACGGAATTTCATACGCAACCCATGATGCGGGCGGCGTATCACCGGGCGCAAAATTCGTGATCACGAACAAAGCCAGTGAAGAAGCCCGGGTAGCATTGATCAAGATGGTGGACTACATGTTTACGCCGGAAGGCCAAACCAATGCCGCAACCGGCATGAAAGGGATCGATTGGACAGACCCCGAGCCCGGCGATCAAGCGCTCGGCGAGGGCGTGACGCCGATGGTCAAGACCATTCCGACGAAGGAAGGCGAAACGCCGCATAATGCGGGTTGGAGCGGAATGGGCCATTTCTATATGCCGAAGGAGTATCGCGATACGTGGGTGCAGGGAACCGATATTTATGCATCCGACGGCTATGAGCGCAGATTGTATAATGCTTCGCTGCTGTATCAAGGACATGAGCCGAAGGAGATCTTTCCGATCTGGTCGATCTGGATCGATCCGAGCGTCATCGATGAAGCCAGCATGCTTCAGACCAACCTTAAAAACTATATTGAGCAAAACCAGCTGCAATTCATTACGGGCAACAAGGATCTGAACAAGGATTGGGACGCTTACGTCAAAGGATTGAAGGATCTGAAACTGGATCGTTATCTCGAAATTTTGCAGACGGCTTACGATCAATCCGCCAAATAA